The genomic region CGCGGCCCGCCTGCGCCATCCGCGCGCGCGCCGCCGTAATGCACTGCAATTTTGCGCGAACCCGAGGCCAAGCCATTCGCCCACACGCGCGCGCCGCACAGGCCACCATAAATTCGTCGCGCCATCCGCTTAGCCAATAATGCATCAGACTGCTTCATCCAACAGCGGTTGATAAACCTCCTCCCAATGCCGCCGCGCAACGACTTTCCAATCGCAAGGCAATACCACCTCGTGCGCCTTGGCAGTCAATTGCCCGCGGGCGACTTCATCCAAAGCAAGAATCGTTTTTGCACGATCCACCAGCCCATCAACATCCTCCGAAGCCGCTAGGCCGCCGGTCACCCCATCCACAATCAAATCCGGTGCCATCCCCACCGCCGTAGAAACCACCGGCACCCGAGCCGCCATACTTTCCATCAGGGCCATCGGCCCGCCCTCCTCGCGGGAGGTCATCAAATACAAATCCAGCGCGTGATACAATTCCAGCAAGCCGGCGCGTGCGGGAGGATAATGGTGCTGAAACGGAATGCCACGCGCCCGCAATCCGGCTTTCACAAACCCGCGTGCGGGGCCGGAAAGCAAAACCTCCACCGGCAACTCCTTGGCCAGTTGTTCCACTGCATCCAAAAATACATCCGGCCCCTTGATGGGTTTAGGTTCCAAGCCATCGCCCCAGCCGACCCCGTCTTTTTGAAAAGATCCGACCACGATTGCTTCGTTGGAAAAGCCAAATCGCGCACGGGCGGCCGCGCGGTCCTCGGCCATTGGCGGTGTGAACATCGCCATATCTGTGCCGATAGGGATATGCACGATTTTATCTGAAGCCACGCCCCAATCCATCAACCGCTGGCGAACGATACCCGCCGAAGCAACGATACGGCGCAGTTGAGGTTCCGTTTTCAAAAAGCGATCGATGTGCTTTTCCACTGCCAGCCCGTCCTCCGGTTTACCGTGAAAAAAAGAAGCCACCGGCTGATTTGTGCGCGACAAATGTGGGGCCCAATCCACCCACATATATTGAGAGCCAAAATGTGCCACGCGATGAATCAACCGTTGCGGAGCAAGCGTGGTGGCCATTTTGCCGCGCACCTCTTCGGATAAACCATCACGAATCCCTTCGCCCACCCAACGAATCGCCCAGTCCGCATTCTCCACCACAAACTGCACCGGCGGGCCGTTCCCGCGATTACCCATCACCCCTGCCACACGAAACGGCATCGATTGAACACCCATTTTGATGGATCTCAACGCACTTCGCATCACGCGTTGCCAGCCGGTTTTCGAGCCACGCCCAGCAGCATATGAGCAATCCACGAGGCGGGGATGAATGGGGCCATTACCGCGCTTAGCCCGCGCGTGAGCAGCCATTCATACGGCAAAAAAAACTCGTGATGCAAACAGCGCAACACGCCCTGCCGTTTGTGGATCGGTTTCAATGCCTCCACCTCAAAGCCCACTTTCCCTAACTCGCGTGCCCATTCGGCGCGAGTGAAACGATACTGATAGAACCGCTCTTTCAATTTAGAATCAGCAGGTTTAGCAAAAGTACCCTTCGTGCTCATCCGCAAATTATCAAACGGCACCGACGCAAACAACAAGCCGCCCGGCTTCAAAATGCGAAACGCTTCCCGCAGGCAATTGCCCGGCCCATCTTCGAAATGCTCAAACACTCCCCACGAAAAACAGACGTCAAA from Limisphaerales bacterium harbors:
- a CDS encoding glycosyltransferase family 4 protein; amino-acid sequence: MGVQSMPFRVAGVMGNRGNGPPVQFVVENADWAIRWVGEGIRDGLSEEVRGKMATTLAPQRLIHRVAHFGSQYMWVDWAPHLSRTNQPVASFFHGKPEDGLAVEKHIDRFLKTEPQLRRIVASAGIVRQRLMDWGVASDKIVHIPIGTDMAMFTPPMAEDRAAARARFGFSNEAIVVGSFQKDGVGWGDGLEPKPIKGPDVFLDAVEQLAKELPVEVLLSGPARGFVKAGLRARGIPFQHHYPPARAGLLELYHALDLYLMTSREEGGPMALMESMAARVPVVSTAVGMAPDLIVDGVTGGLAASEDVDGLVDRAKTILALDEVARGQLTAKAHEVVLPCDWKVVARRHWEEVYQPLLDEAV
- a CDS encoding methyltransferase domain-containing protein, with the protein product MRIDFIEALDSATEETAFVEAYWTKVWEQEGGPRGRIDKVARQDEYGVMRSYLDALPKGRLLDAGCGLGDWVLFLDREGFEVTGLDISRKTVEQLSERFPDNDFQVGDIRDTGMEENTFDVCFSWGVFEHFEDGPGNCLREAFRILKPGGLLFASVPFDNLRMSTKGTFAKPADSKLKERFYQYRFTRAEWARELGKVGFEVEALKPIHKRQGVLRCLHHEFFLPYEWLLTRGLSAVMAPFIPASWIAHMLLGVARKPAGNA